In the Vulpes lagopus strain Blue_001 chromosome 16, ASM1834538v1, whole genome shotgun sequence genome, one interval contains:
- the ESD gene encoding S-formylglutathione hydrolase isoform X2 — translation MALKQISSNKCFGGLQKVFEHDSVELNCKMKFAIYLPPKAETEKCPALYWLSGLTCTEQNFISKSGFHQAASEHGLVVIAPDTSPRGCNIKGEDDSWDFGTGAGFYVDATEDPWKTNYRMYSYVTEELPQLVNANFPVDPQRMSIFGHSMGGHGALICALKNPGKYKSVSAFAPICNPVLCSWGKKAFGGYLGTDQSKWKAYDATHLVKSYPGSQLDILIDQGKDDQFLSDGQLLPDNFIAACTEKKVPVVFRLQEGYDHSYYFIATFITDHIRHHAKYLNA, via the exons ATGGCGTTGAAGCAGATTTCCAGCAACAAGTGCTTTGGAGGATTGCAGAAAGTTTTTGAGCATGACAG TGTTGAACTGAACTGCAAAATGAAATTTGCTATCTACTTACCaccaaaggcagaaactgaaaaatgCCCCGCACTATATTGGCTGTCTG GTTTGACTTGTACAGAACAAAATTTTATATCAAAGTCTGGTTTTCATCAAGCTGCCTCAGAACATGGCCTTGTCGTCATTGCTCCGGATACCAGCCCTC GTGGCTGCAATATTAAAGGAGAAGATGATAGCTGGGACTTTGGCACTGGTGCTGGATTTTATGTGGATGCCACTGAAGATCCTTGGAAAACTAACTACAGAATGTACTCTTACGTAACTGAGGAG CTTCCCCAACTTGTAAATGCCAATTTTCCAGTGGACCCCCAAAGGATGTCTATTTTTGGCCATTCCATGGGAGGCCATGGAGCTCTGATTTGCGCTTTAAAGAATCCTGGAAAGTACAAA TCTGTGTCAGCATTTGCTCCAATTTGCAACCCAGTGCTCTGTTCCTGGGGCAAAAAAGCCTTTGGTGGATATTTGGGAACAGATCAAAGTAAATGGAAG gCTTATGATGCTACCCATCTTGTGAAGTCCTACCCAGGTTCACAGCTGGACATACTAATTGATCAAGGGAAAGATGACCAGTTCCTTTCAGACGGACAGTTACTACCTGATAACTTCATAGCTGCCTGTACAGAAAAGAAAGTCCCTGTTGTTTTTAGATTACAAGAG GGTTATGATCATAGCTACTACTTCATTGCAACCTTTATTACTGATCACATCAGACATCATGCAAAATATCTGAATGCGTGA
- the ESD gene encoding S-formylglutathione hydrolase isoform X1 produces MLGRMALKQISSNKCFGGLQKVFEHDSVELNCKMKFAIYLPPKAETEKCPALYWLSGLTCTEQNFISKSGFHQAASEHGLVVIAPDTSPRGCNIKGEDDSWDFGTGAGFYVDATEDPWKTNYRMYSYVTEELPQLVNANFPVDPQRMSIFGHSMGGHGALICALKNPGKYKSVSAFAPICNPVLCSWGKKAFGGYLGTDQSKWKAYDATHLVKSYPGSQLDILIDQGKDDQFLSDGQLLPDNFIAACTEKKVPVVFRLQEGYDHSYYFIATFITDHIRHHAKYLNA; encoded by the exons ATGCTAG GAAGAATGGCGTTGAAGCAGATTTCCAGCAACAAGTGCTTTGGAGGATTGCAGAAAGTTTTTGAGCATGACAG TGTTGAACTGAACTGCAAAATGAAATTTGCTATCTACTTACCaccaaaggcagaaactgaaaaatgCCCCGCACTATATTGGCTGTCTG GTTTGACTTGTACAGAACAAAATTTTATATCAAAGTCTGGTTTTCATCAAGCTGCCTCAGAACATGGCCTTGTCGTCATTGCTCCGGATACCAGCCCTC GTGGCTGCAATATTAAAGGAGAAGATGATAGCTGGGACTTTGGCACTGGTGCTGGATTTTATGTGGATGCCACTGAAGATCCTTGGAAAACTAACTACAGAATGTACTCTTACGTAACTGAGGAG CTTCCCCAACTTGTAAATGCCAATTTTCCAGTGGACCCCCAAAGGATGTCTATTTTTGGCCATTCCATGGGAGGCCATGGAGCTCTGATTTGCGCTTTAAAGAATCCTGGAAAGTACAAA TCTGTGTCAGCATTTGCTCCAATTTGCAACCCAGTGCTCTGTTCCTGGGGCAAAAAAGCCTTTGGTGGATATTTGGGAACAGATCAAAGTAAATGGAAG gCTTATGATGCTACCCATCTTGTGAAGTCCTACCCAGGTTCACAGCTGGACATACTAATTGATCAAGGGAAAGATGACCAGTTCCTTTCAGACGGACAGTTACTACCTGATAACTTCATAGCTGCCTGTACAGAAAAGAAAGTCCCTGTTGTTTTTAGATTACAAGAG GGTTATGATCATAGCTACTACTTCATTGCAACCTTTATTACTGATCACATCAGACATCATGCAAAATATCTGAATGCGTGA